The Streptomyces durmitorensis genome contains the following window.
GTGGTCAGGTCACTTACTCTGCGGTCTCTTCGGCAAGGAACTGTTGGAGGCAACGGGCGACTCTTCGGGTGCTTCGACCGGAGCGTGGTGGGCGACAGTCGAAAGCACGGTGAGGTGTGCGTCTTCGACCAGGGTGGCGATCTCCTCTGACAGCACAGGTGGCACGGCGCGGTCGTCCGCACCGGCCAGGACCAGGGTGCGGGCCTGGATCCCGGGCAGCAGGTGCCGCATGTCGGAGCGTTCCAGCACGGCTGCGTCCAGGGCGCGGCGCATGGCCAGAGGATCCTGACTGGTCATCACGCGGAGTTCGGCCGCTGCGGGTTCGGGGCTGTTGCTGCGCCATTGAGCGCTCGTCACGCTGCCCTGCACCTCGCGCATCATGGTCTGCTGCGCTTCACGGGACGTGCACCGGTGTTGAGCAGGGCCACGTTGTTCACCAGGTCAGGGCGACGCGCGGCCAGCAGCATGGCGACCATGCCGCCTTGGGAGTGGCCCACGAGCGCCAGCGGACCCCAGTTCTTCTGCTCGATCAGCAGGGCAAGGTCATCGGCGATGTCCTTGAGGGTCCAGCGCTGCGCGGTGACGGCCGAGGCGCCGTGCCCCGGCATGTCCAGCACGACGCACCGGTGCTGCGGATGGAGCGCCTCGACCTGGTGTTGGAACATGGTTCGGTCGCCGAACAGGCCGTGCAGGAACATGACGGTCGGACCGTCGCCAGTGTCGTCGTAGCCGTAGATGGTGTCGTTCACCCGGATGCGCTGCGCGTAGGGCCGGCAAGGCTGCGAGGCGACGTCGAAGGCGTTGGCGAGAGCGAGGGAGTCTTCGAACATCTGGTAGCGGGCGATGTGCCCGTCACGGACCGTGAACCGCATCACGTAATCGCCCTGGATCACCTTGCCGGTCGGCCGTATCAGGAAGTGGAAGCGGCCGCACACGATCACGTCCTCGCCCTGCGCCACCGTGGTGAGGACGGAGCCGCCGCGCGGTTCGAACGCGCCAGGAAAGACGTCCGTCCACTGCCTCACACGGTGCCGGCCGTGACGCAGCCCTGTGGGCGGGACCCCGGGGTCGCCGTCGACGTGCCAAACGGCCTCCTCGGCGACCAGGCTCGCGGCGGTATCGAAGTCGCCGACCCAGAAGGCCTCGAGGAAGGACTGGACGACGTCCTGCGGAACGGAGCCGGAGGGGGCAGGGGTATTCAAGGGGGAACTCCAGTCGAGCGGGGGCACCCGCTGTGCGTGTCTCCACGCAACGAGTGCCGACACGACGGCCTCACCCGCACGCCCACGACGACGCCCTTCGCGGTCGGTCGTCGGAGGTCGCGACGCCGTCCGTCTTCGCACAGTTCGCCGCCCGGCTGGCCACCTTCCTGTCCCCCGGCGGCCGGCGCGGGCTGCGGGCGTGGAGCCTACTCGTCCCAGGGCGGCTTCCCCTCGAACGCCAGATGGTGTACGTCGAAGAGGACCGCCGCCTCGACCCCGAGCGCGGGGCCGCCCATCCGCGCCGCCCAGGTCAGGAATGGACGGGGTTCGAAGCTTTGCTCCCCCAGCCCCCTGGTGTACTCCACGTGGGCGGACAGCGAGGCGATGCCGCGTTCCAAGGGTTCTCCAGTGACATCCACGGCGTGGGTGGGGTGCTCGGGGCCGGCCATGCACACGAGGCGGACGCCACCCCAGGGCTCGAGGCCTTCGTCGGCCAACTCCGGGAAGATCCAGCGGTTGCCCGCATCCCTCGCGGCATCCAGGGCCGCGAGGCCTACCACGCGGTGATCGGCCTGGTTGGTGACACCGGCGATCATCCGCACGGTGAACGCGCCCGTCACCACCACCTCAGGCCGGTACCGGCGCATCGCACGCACGATGTCGCGG
Protein-coding sequences here:
- a CDS encoding alpha/beta fold hydrolase, with translation MMREVQGSVTSAQWRSNSPEPAAAELRVMTSQDPLAMRRALDAAVLERSDMRHLLPGIQARTLVLAGADDRAVPPVLSEEIATLVEDAHLTVLSTVAHHAPVEAPEESPVASNSSLPKRPQSK
- a CDS encoding alpha/beta fold hydrolase, with amino-acid sequence MNTPAPSGSVPQDVVQSFLEAFWVGDFDTAASLVAEEAVWHVDGDPGVPPTGLRHGRHRVRQWTDVFPGAFEPRGGSVLTTVAQGEDVIVCGRFHFLIRPTGKVIQGDYVMRFTVRDGHIARYQMFEDSLALANAFDVASQPCRPYAQRIRVNDTIYGYDDTGDGPTVMFLHGLFGDRTMFQHQVEALHPQHRCVVLDMPGHGASAVTAQRWTLKDIADDLALLIEQKNWGPLALVGHSQGGMVAMLLAARRPDLVNNVALLNTGARPVKRSRP
- a CDS encoding PIG-L deacetylase family protein, translating into MTTRDETGGVGSHGPLPPLPEDWQRCLAVAAHPDDIEYGAASAVARWTAQGKQVTYLLATRGEAGIDGLHPTEAGPLREAEERAGAREVGVDTVEFLDHRDGVVEYGYALRRDIVRAMRRYRPEVVVTGAFTVRMIAGVTNQADHRVVGLAALDAARDAGNRWIFPELADEGLEPWGGVRLVCMAGPEHPTHAVDVTGEPLERGIASLSAHVEYTRGLGEQSFEPRPFLTWAARMGGPALGVEAAVLFDVHHLAFEGKPPWDE